The genomic stretch TGGCCGTGGATGCTACGAATTACGTCATGCTGGACCTCGGACAGCCCCTACACGCCTACGACCTGGACAAGCTCGTGGAACCGATCGTTGTGCGCCGGGCACGCCCGGGCGAAACGCTCGTCACACTCGACGACCAGGAGCGCGCCCTCGACGGCGAAGACCTAGTCATTACTGATTCGGAGGGCGGCGAGGGCGAGCGCGTCATCGGCCTGGCTGGCACGATGGGTGGTCTCGACACGGAGATCACTGCCGACACGACGAACGTGCTCATTGAGGCGGCGCATTTTGATGCGGTCTCGGTGGCGCGGATGGCGCGCAAGCACAAGTTGCCGTCGGAGGCATCAAAACGCTTTGAGCGTGGGGTGGACCCGGCAGTTGCGCCGGTTGCAGCTCAGCGCGTGGCCGATCTGCTTGTTGAGTACGGCGGCGGCACGATTGATGAAGCGAATTTCGATTTCAATGAGACGGTGGCTCCGAGCGCTCAGGTGTTTGACACCCGTGAGGTCGCTCGCCTGACAGGCTTGGACCTGCCGAAGGCGGAGATTACTGGAGTGCTCGAACAGATCGGCTGCGCCGTGGCCGATGCTGGCGATGATCTGCTTGAGGTGACGCCGCCGAGCTGGCGGCCGGATCTGGTTGGTCCTGCGCATTTCGTGGAGGAAGTAACCAGGCTCGTTGGCTACGACGAGGTGGCGAGCAAACTTCCGGCGGCTTCCGCCGGGGAGGGGCTGACCACCGCGCAGCGCCATCGCCGCGATATTGGCCGTGCGCTTGCCGAACAGGGCTGGGTTGAAGTGCTGTCTTACCCGTTCGTGGCCGGCTCGGTGTTTGATCGGCAGCAGATCAGTGACGACGACGAGCGTCGCCTCGCCGTCCGGCTGAGCAATCCTTTGCAGGATGACGCGCCGTACATGCGGACATCGATCCTTGACTCGTTGCTGGACACGGCACGGATGAACGTGGCACGTGGAAATCCCACAGTGGCTATTTTTGAAGCCGGCCTTGTTACACGCCCGGCAGGTATCCAACCGGCTACCACGCCGGGTGTGGGCGCCCGTCCGAGCGATGCTGAGCTAGCTCAGATGTTTGCCGGTATCCCCGCACAGCCTCATCACGTGGCAGGGGTGGCAACACCTACTGTCACCGAACGCGTCGCTGGTTTTGCGGCGCAAGTGTGGGATTGGCGCGATGCGATCGAGGCCGTGAAAACTGCTGGACGTACCATTGACCTTGACCTCAAGGTGAAGGCAGCCGAGCGTGCGCCGTTCCATCCAGGGCGGTGTGCGGCGCTGAGCGTCGGTAAGAAGCTGATTGGTCATG from Trueperella bialowiezensis encodes the following:
- the pheT gene encoding phenylalanine--tRNA ligase subunit beta, which codes for MPRIDIDWLADHVEVPAGLTAQQLARDLVKVGLEEEEIHRPDVSGPIVVGKVLTVSKEKQTNGKTINYSRVDVGEHNDAPGEGKEPADVASRGIVCGAHNYEVGDYVVVSLPGAVLPGDFQISARKTYGHVSDGMICSERELGLGEDHSGIIVLASSDAEAADKGLPAIGEDVLDYLGLSGEVLEINVTPDRGYCFAMRGVAREYAHSTGAAFTDRGLAENLAGGLPEVNGKGFKVKVDDDSPIHGVPGCDRFVTRIVRGVDPHAPSPKWLQDRLTAAGMRPISLAVDATNYVMLDLGQPLHAYDLDKLVEPIVVRRARPGETLVTLDDQERALDGEDLVITDSEGGEGERVIGLAGTMGGLDTEITADTTNVLIEAAHFDAVSVARMARKHKLPSEASKRFERGVDPAVAPVAAQRVADLLVEYGGGTIDEANFDFNETVAPSAQVFDTREVARLTGLDLPKAEITGVLEQIGCAVADAGDDLLEVTPPSWRPDLVGPAHFVEEVTRLVGYDEVASKLPAASAGEGLTTAQRHRRDIGRALAEQGWVEVLSYPFVAGSVFDRQQISDDDERRLAVRLSNPLQDDAPYMRTSILDSLLDTARMNVARGNPTVAIFEAGLVTRPAGIQPATTPGVGARPSDAELAQMFAGIPAQPHHVAGVATPTVTERVAGFAAQVWDWRDAIEAVKTAGRTIDLDLKVKAAERAPFHPGRCAALSVGKKLIGHAGELDPRVCKAFDLPARTVAFEFDVDALIAARGSAALSILPVLTSPAAKEDIALVVDDSTTAAAVANTIRDAAGALLEDVHLFDVYTGDQIPEGKKSLAFALRLRADHTLNAEEIAQVRNKVVKACAKAFGAELRS